From Mucilaginibacter gotjawali:
GCCACCAACTACGGTTTTAATGGCGATAATACTTTCAGGGTAGGCAATAAGATATTGAAACTGAAAGGGAATGCGGCTGATTCTGACTTTTTTAAGATGTTTAGCTATCCTTTGTTAGAAGGCAATGCGAAAACGGCTTTAAACAGTCCGGCCGGCGTAGCCATCTCCAGGAAAATGGCCGGTGAATTTTTCGGAAGCCCGCATGATGCTATCGGCAAAATCATCAGGTATAACAATAAAACAAATTTTACGGTAACGGCTGTATTTGAAGATCTGCCCGAAAATTCGTCACTCAAATTCGAATACCTGGTAAATTGGGATAGTTTTTTAAAAGAGAACGACTGGGCAAAACAGTGGGGCAACAACGGCCCGGGGGCCTATATCATGCTGAGGGCTGATGCAAATCCGGCATTGGTTGACAAAAAAATATCCCGATTCCTGGATAAATATAATAAAGAACAAAGTAAAGCTTTCCGGGAAGAGCTGGGCATGCAAAAATTCAGCGATGTGTATCTCTATAGCCATTTCACCAACGGAAAACCCGACGGTGGCCGTATTGAGTATGTACATCTTTTCAGCATAGTAGCGGCCTTTATCATCCTGATCGCCTGTATCAATTTCATGAACTTAACTACGGCACGTTCAGTAAAAAGGGCCAGGGAGATTGGTGTTCGTAAAGTGGTAGGCGCGGTCCGGGGAGTTTTGATAAGGCAATTTATGGGCGAAGCGATCTTGTTGACTTTTCTGGCCGTAGTTATATCCATCGCCCTTGTCATCATCCTGCTGCCGGTTTTTAATTCAGTTACACAAAAACAAATTTCATATCCTTTTGGTCACCTTACCTTTTGGTTGTGGTTGTTCGGGCTAACGTTTATAACAGGATTCATATCAGGGAGTTACCCTGCTTTGTTTTTATCATCATTTAACCCGGTTACCGTTCTTAAAGGCGCAGCAAAGCTTAGTACGGGTTCGGCCCTGTTTCGCAAAGTTTTGGTTGTGGTACAGTTTGGTCTTTCGGTTTTCCTGATCATCGGCACTATCGTTGTTTCAAAGCAGGTAAATTATATCCAGACTAAAGATCTTGGTTACGACCGCGAGAACCTCATTTATATCCCCCTGGAAGGGGACCTTACTGCCAAATACAAAATTTTCAAGAATGAGGCGTTGAAAATGCCCGGTATTCAACAGGTAACACGTATGAGTATGACGCCCACTAATTTCGGTTCCAGCACGGGCGGGGTGCAGTGGGACGGTAAGGACCCAAACCTGAATGTTGAATTTACACAGGTATCGGTAGGATATGATTTTGTATCGGCACTCAAGCTCAAAATGACCGATGGGAGGGATTACTCGCGCGATTATGTAACTGATACCTCCAACTACCTGATCAACGAAGCCGCCTTAAGCCGGATTGGGTACAAAAATCCTGTTGGAAAGCCCTTAACCATGTGGGGGAAAAAAGGCAAAATAGTAGGCATATTAAAAGATTTTCATTTTAACTCTCTCCACGAGCCCATTTACCCGCTGATAGTAAGACTGCGTGAGAACGAGGATTACGGAAATATTTTGGTACGTACCCACCCCGGGCAAACCAAACAAGCATTAGCCAGTATTGAAAAGCTTTGTAAAGAGTTAAATCCTGATTTTACTTTTACGTACGCCTTTTCTGACGAGGAATACCAAAAGTTATATAATAATGAGCAGGTTGTCGGCAGGTTATCCAATGTTTTTGCATTCATCGCGATATTTATTTCTTGCCTGGGTTTATTAGGCTTAGCCATGTTCACTGCGGAACAGCGTGTTAAAGAAATTGGCATCCGTAAAGTGCTTGGCGCCAGTGCTGCTTCCCTGTTCACCCTGTTATCAAGAGAATTTTTGATATTGGTGTTCATCGCGCTTTTGATTGCTACACCGATAGCCTGGTACGCCATGTATAAATGGCTGCAGGCCTATACATACCGTACCAGCATTGAATGGTGGGTGTTCGCCCTTTCCGGAGTCATGGCGATTGCCATAGCGTTATTGACGGTAAGCTTTCAGTCCGCCAAAGCGGTGCTGGTAAACCCGGTAAAGAGCCTAAGGAGCGAGTAGGCAGTAGCAGTTTGCAGTAAAATAAATAGCATAGATGAATGTATATCAATTCAATAAATCACTAATTCCATAATTAGTCAACATGATAAAAAACTATTTTAAAACCGCCTGGCGTAATATTTTAAACAACAAATTTTACTCCGCTATCAACATCACAGGCCTTACATTAGGGCTCACTGTTGGCTTGCTTATCCTTTTGTGGGTAAATGATGAGCTAAGTTTTGACAGGTTCAATACCCGTGCGGAACACCTTTACCAGATGGATGCCCAGATTGGTACGGGGAGCAGCAAACAATTATGGGCCGGCGTGCAAGGCCCGGTAGCTACCTACGCGCTTAAGGAAGTGCCGGGAGTGAAAAATGCAGTAAGGATTATATACAATTTTAATTATTCGGTATTCAGATACAAGGAAAGGCTGTTAAGTACAGGCGAGAATGGCAATTGGTATGTCGACCCTTCTTTTTTTAAGGTGTTCGATTTTAAACTATTAAAAGGGAATATTAATGCACCTTTCCCGAACGATAAATCAATTATCATAACAGAAAGCACCGCAAAACGTTTTTTTGGTGATGCCGACCCGATGGGCAAAGCT
This genomic window contains:
- a CDS encoding ABC transporter permease, giving the protein MIKNYLKIAWRNLWKNKFFSTINILGLALGMACSILILLWVQNELNVDAFHANGPSLYTVFERQYYDGKVVGQYSVPGVLANEMKKVIPEIKYATNYGFNGDNTFRVGNKILKLKGNAADSDFFKMFSYPLLEGNAKTALNSPAGVAISRKMAGEFFGSPHDAIGKIIRYNNKTNFTVTAVFEDLPENSSLKFEYLVNWDSFLKENDWAKQWGNNGPGAYIMLRADANPALVDKKISRFLDKYNKEQSKAFREELGMQKFSDVYLYSHFTNGKPDGGRIEYVHLFSIVAAFIILIACINFMNLTTARSVKRAREIGVRKVVGAVRGVLIRQFMGEAILLTFLAVVISIALVIILLPVFNSVTQKQISYPFGHLTFWLWLFGLTFITGFISGSYPALFLSSFNPVTVLKGAAKLSTGSALFRKVLVVVQFGLSVFLIIGTIVVSKQVNYIQTKDLGYDRENLIYIPLEGDLTAKYKIFKNEALKMPGIQQVTRMSMTPTNFGSSTGGVQWDGKDPNLNVEFTQVSVGYDFVSALKLKMTDGRDYSRDYVTDTSNYLINEAALSRIGYKNPVGKPLTMWGKKGKIVGILKDFHFNSLHEPIYPLIVRLRENEDYGNILVRTHPGQTKQALASIEKLCKELNPDFTFTYAFSDEEYQKLYNNEQVVGRLSNVFAFIAIFISCLGLLGLAMFTAEQRVKEIGIRKVLGASAASLFTLLSREFLILVFIALLIATPIAWYAMYKWLQAYTYRTSIEWWVFALSGVMAIAIALLTVSFQSAKAVLVNPVKSLRSE